Within Thunnus thynnus chromosome 15, fThuThy2.1, whole genome shotgun sequence, the genomic segment AGCCACCTGTGGCTACAATAAGAGCAGAAGTGCTAAACAAAGGGCTCAGTCATTAGACAGCTATTACCATATACCAGGTATCACATGTCAAATGGAAAAATACTAAGCAACTTTGACAGCAACTGTAATGTATAATACCTTGTAGGAATGTCATATACACATGTCTGCATGAAGTAACATATGTTGACTCTGAACTGAGTAGCACAGACACAGAATGAAGACCAGAAATATTACAGTTATGCCACATGAGATTAAAAAATGGTCGTTGTGTAAGATAAGGACTCTGTAGTGAGAACAATGAACACACTGTCAATATTACAAGAGATAAAGTAGCATAGAGTGGTCTGTTCACTGAGTGACACAGACAAGCTGTACTTCAGGAACGAGATAATGAAATCAGAGATGACACTGAGCAACAATTTATGTTAATGTGAAAGCGGTCTTTCCTGGTGTTTCATGGGTTAACTGTTATGCATTTGCACTAACTCCTGCGTTAAAGTCTTACCTCCCAGCAGATGAGGGGACAGGTGAGCAGGTAGGGACCCTATTAGCAACCTGTGGCCCTCAGGTGGCTCTTCATCGTCACCATCCGTGTCATCGGTACGTTGATTAACTACGTGTGATCCCGACCTACCGCCGGTAGGTATACTGAGCCCGGAGCTGGTTGGCCCCCCTCCCGTGTATCGGATCCTGGGGCCATCGGGTCCATTGGTGTACCTAAACCCAGCAATCCTGTCCCCTGCGCTGGGGTTCCCAGATGGGAGATCAGAGCTGGAATAAGCCCGAGTTCTGCCATCAAATACCGTGCTGCTCGGTTTGGCCCCCATGCTATTTCAGGGCTAACCTCCTCAAGCTTGTGCGCGCTGTAAAGTTTTTAACCACGACAC encodes:
- the LOC137197905 gene encoding E3 ubiquitin-protein ligase znrf2-like is translated as MGAKPSSTVFDGRTRAYSSSDLPSGNPSAGDRIAGFRYTNGPDGPRIRYTGGGPTSSGLSIPTGGRSGSHVVNQRTDDTDGDDEEPPEGHRLLIGSLPAHLSPHLLGGFHCPVCSKFMASDEIEKHLLMCFSKTRLTYNKDILSRDSGECSICLEELEQGDTIARLPCLCIYHKGCIDEWFQVNRSCPEHPAE